In one bacterium genomic region, the following are encoded:
- a CDS encoding branched-chain amino acid ABC transporter permease: protein MRWVGPAALVVALLVPLAPAGGYQQYVVQVATFVLINAAVALAWDIQARTGQLSLASAAFFGLGAYAYTMAALRGVPLPVAFLLGPLVAGAVSLGLGVVTLRLQGLYFAIATLAFAEVVKVVFKELPLDLTGGAVGLTAPPLLGGHQTGLYYLGLGVLLLVVAASLAVRHTRLHYAFTAIRQGELTARVLGVRVVRTKLLAFVMSAALTGMVGAYATSRLFFVIPEDTFGIGLSVTALATAIFGGVYTTAGPVLGAIILRILEEGLRLVLREGYLAVYGVILMLVILYLPGGLVSLWNRRSRDAAGGG, encoded by the coding sequence ATGAGGTGGGTCGGGCCGGCGGCGCTGGTCGTGGCGCTCCTGGTGCCGCTGGCCCCGGCCGGCGGCTACCAGCAGTACGTGGTGCAGGTGGCGACGTTCGTCCTCATCAACGCGGCCGTGGCCCTGGCCTGGGACATTCAAGCACGCACCGGGCAGCTCTCGCTGGCGTCGGCGGCGTTCTTCGGGCTCGGCGCCTACGCGTACACGATGGCGGCGCTCCGCGGTGTGCCGCTTCCGGTCGCGTTCCTGCTGGGGCCGCTCGTTGCCGGCGCGGTCAGCCTGGGTCTGGGGGTCGTCACGCTGCGGCTGCAAGGGCTGTACTTCGCCATCGCCACGCTGGCGTTCGCCGAGGTCGTCAAGGTGGTCTTCAAGGAACTGCCGCTGGATCTTACCGGCGGTGCGGTGGGACTGACCGCGCCGCCGCTACTGGGCGGGCACCAGACCGGGCTCTACTACCTGGGCCTCGGCGTGCTGCTGCTCGTGGTCGCAGCCAGCCTGGCGGTCCGCCACACCCGGCTCCACTACGCCTTCACCGCGATCCGCCAGGGCGAGCTGACCGCGCGGGTCCTAGGCGTGCGGGTGGTGCGGACCAAGCTCCTGGCCTTTGTCATGTCGGCGGCCCTGACCGGAATGGTGGGCGCCTACGCCACTAGCCGGTTGTTCTTCGTCATCCCGGAGGACACGTTCGGTATCGGGCTGTCGGTGACCGCGCTGGCGACCGCGATCTTCGGCGGGGTCTACACGACGGCCGGGCCGGTGCTCGGCGCGATCATCCTGCGCATCCTTGAAGAGGGGCTACGGCTGGTGCTGCGCGAAGGGTACCTGGCGGTCTACGGAGTGATCCTGATGCTGGTCATCCTCTACCTCCCGGGCGGGCTGGTGAGCCTCTGGAATCGGCGGTCGCGCGATGCTGCTGGCGGCGGCTAA
- a CDS encoding ABC transporter substrate-binding protein, with product MNKLAVVLVVVALLAMAGTEGMAQREQVRIGISLPLTGPASASGKAAEAGYRLALDEINKAGGVLGSRLQIFIEDDGNLPAKGVPIFTKFVTVDRVHAITGIFGSAIGVSIVGPAKLHEPLIAMLGAASPLVERGFEGYKYLFHYHPWAYHNMEAVFNFMDFVRTGTGASTIAILYEDGPFGSAGVGDTRAELIKRGFDVPFMESFKSGSGDFTALLSRAKRHPVDVLFWIGFDADALPIAVQSREVGFKPRLIFGTPASWPIGFEGNPVARDVSGMAGWTSASPLAASKEFVKKYQAKYGSLSEEYMAPMGFVTLTTLAAAMNKAGTTDKDRVAAELAKTDAETPLGKLRFKPSRLTPSVYQGFDSDLWMVFQFRDGRRVPVWPKSMAAGPLAWRWR from the coding sequence ATGAATAAGCTCGCGGTCGTGCTCGTGGTGGTGGCCCTGCTGGCCATGGCAGGGACGGAAGGCATGGCGCAGCGTGAGCAGGTCCGGATCGGGATCTCCCTGCCGCTGACCGGTCCGGCCTCAGCCAGCGGCAAGGCGGCCGAGGCCGGCTACCGGTTGGCCCTGGACGAAATCAACAAGGCCGGCGGGGTGCTGGGCAGCCGCCTGCAGATCTTCATCGAGGATGACGGCAACCTGCCGGCCAAGGGCGTGCCGATCTTTACCAAGTTCGTGACGGTGGACCGGGTCCACGCGATCACCGGTATCTTCGGGAGCGCGATAGGGGTCAGCATCGTAGGGCCGGCAAAGCTGCACGAGCCCCTGATCGCCATGCTGGGCGCGGCTTCGCCCCTCGTGGAGCGTGGCTTCGAGGGCTACAAGTACCTGTTCCACTATCATCCGTGGGCGTACCACAACATGGAGGCGGTCTTCAACTTCATGGATTTCGTGCGGACCGGCACCGGCGCGTCCACCATCGCCATCCTCTACGAGGACGGCCCTTTTGGGTCGGCGGGCGTCGGAGACACCCGCGCTGAGTTGATCAAGCGGGGGTTCGATGTGCCGTTCATGGAGTCGTTCAAGAGCGGGTCTGGCGACTTCACCGCGCTGCTGTCGCGCGCTAAGCGCCATCCGGTGGACGTGCTGTTCTGGATCGGGTTCGACGCCGACGCGCTACCGATCGCGGTGCAATCTCGCGAGGTTGGCTTCAAGCCGCGGTTGATCTTCGGAACGCCGGCATCTTGGCCGATAGGCTTCGAGGGCAACCCGGTGGCCCGTGACGTCTCCGGAATGGCCGGATGGACGTCGGCCAGCCCGCTGGCGGCGTCCAAGGAGTTCGTCAAGAAGTACCAGGCCAAGTACGGCAGCCTTAGCGAGGAGTACATGGCGCCGATGGGCTTCGTGACATTGACGACGCTTGCGGCCGCGATGAACAAGGCCGGCACGACCGACAAGGATAGGGTCGCGGCCGAACTGGCCAAGACCGACGCGGAAACGCCCCTCGGGAAGCTGCGGTTCAAGCCCAGCCGGTTGACTCCCAGCGTCTACCAGGGGTTCGACTCCGACCTGTGGATGGTGTTCCAGTTCCGGGATGGGCGGCGGGTGCCTGTCTGGCCCAAGTCCATGGCCGCGGGTCCGCTGGCGTGGCGCTGGCGATAG
- a CDS encoding ABC transporter ATP-binding protein, translating to MLLAAANLSKRFGGVAAVRRLDFHLDPGEILAIIGPNGAGKTTVLNLLSGVFPADEGRMVLDGVDITRLPAEDRCHLGLGRAFQVVQPFPEMTVRDNLMVGALFGSRQRSLAEARRRTDEVLALTGLAGRAAMPARDLTLAWEKRVEMARAIATSPRVLLLDEVMAGLLPHEADEMLAVVRSVRETGVAVLFIEHVMRVVRDLADRVIVMDFGEKIAEGSYRDVTGHPRVIEAYLGLEETGGA from the coding sequence ATGCTGCTGGCGGCGGCTAACCTCTCCAAGCGGTTCGGTGGGGTCGCGGCGGTGCGGCGACTCGACTTCCACCTCGATCCGGGGGAGATCCTAGCCATTATCGGCCCCAACGGCGCCGGCAAGACGACCGTGCTGAATCTGCTCTCCGGCGTCTTTCCTGCCGACGAGGGCCGTATGGTGCTCGACGGCGTTGATATCACCCGCCTTCCGGCCGAGGACCGCTGCCACCTCGGCCTGGGCCGCGCGTTCCAGGTCGTTCAGCCGTTTCCCGAGATGACGGTCCGCGACAACCTCATGGTTGGCGCGCTGTTCGGCAGCCGCCAGCGCTCGCTCGCCGAGGCGCGCAGGCGGACCGACGAGGTGCTCGCCCTCACGGGCCTGGCCGGCCGGGCCGCGATGCCGGCGCGGGATCTCACCCTGGCCTGGGAGAAGCGGGTGGAGATGGCCCGCGCGATCGCCACCTCGCCCCGCGTGCTGCTGCTCGATGAGGTGATGGCCGGGCTGCTGCCGCACGAGGCCGACGAGATGCTGGCCGTGGTCCGCTCCGTGCGTGAGACCGGGGTCGCGGTGCTGTTCATCGAGCACGTCATGCGGGTGGTCCGCGATCTGGCCGACCGCGTGATCGTCATGGATTTCGGCGAGAAGATCGCCGAGGGTAGCTACCGGGACGTAACGGGTCACCCGAGGGTCATCGAGGCGTACCTGGGCTTGGAGGAGACCGGCGGTGCTTGA
- a CDS encoding ABC transporter ATP-binding protein gives MLEVRGLQAGYGKVQVLWGLDLQVADGEFVALIGANGAGKTTLLRTISGLIRPTGGTIRFRGAEIAGRRPSEIVARGIAHVPEARELFPLMTVQDNLELGAFARPAAWARAAQTLTEVYRLFPRLADRRSQIAGTLSGGEQQMVAIARALMSRPEVLLVDEPSHGLSPLMVQAVFAALREVSQSGVSVLLIEQNVRQSLRLAGRAYVMENGRIVLQGAGRDLLESPHVKEAYLRL, from the coding sequence GTGCTTGAGGTGCGCGGCCTGCAGGCCGGGTACGGCAAAGTGCAGGTGCTCTGGGGCCTGGACCTGCAGGTGGCCGACGGCGAGTTCGTGGCCCTCATCGGCGCCAACGGCGCCGGCAAGACCACGCTGCTGCGCACGATCTCAGGGCTGATCCGCCCGACCGGCGGGACGATCCGGTTTCGCGGGGCCGAGATCGCCGGTCGGCGGCCGTCCGAGATCGTTGCGCGGGGCATCGCCCACGTGCCCGAGGCGCGCGAGCTGTTCCCCCTGATGACCGTGCAGGACAACCTGGAGCTCGGGGCGTTCGCCCGTCCGGCGGCATGGGCGCGCGCCGCGCAGACCCTGACAGAGGTCTACCGGTTGTTCCCGCGCCTGGCCGACCGGCGGTCGCAGATCGCCGGCACGCTGTCGGGCGGGGAGCAGCAGATGGTCGCGATCGCGCGGGCGCTGATGAGCCGGCCTGAGGTGCTGCTGGTGGACGAGCCGAGCCACGGGTTGAGCCCGCTCATGGTGCAGGCCGTCTTTGCGGCCCTGCGCGAGGTCAGCCAAAGCGGGGTCTCGGTGCTGCTCATCGAACAGAACGTCCGGCAGAGCCTTCGCCTGGCCGGCCGGGCCTACGTGATGGAGAACGGCCGGATCGTCCTCCAGGGTGCGGGCCGCGACCTGCTCGAAAGTCCGCACGTCAAGGAGGCGTACCTGCGGCTCTAG
- a CDS encoding 3-oxoacyl-ACP synthase has translation MIPSVGIVDLAVYLPAQIMSAEEVAGRSGIPAEVVREKFGLRGKHIAASDEHLSHLCIEAARPLLSVVPADEIDVVIYFGSYHRDYYVWPVAPRIQHALGLHRAYAFELMNTSAGGPIALKVAADMLRADGTLRTILVVAGSRESYLLDYQNARSRFMFNFGDGAAAALLRRGHLSNRILGGAFLTDGAFAMDVMVPAGGSVHPTSPETVARGMHSFDVPDPAGMKARLDPLTITNFLQVIRTACERSGYTTEAIGFLAVLHTKRSLHDHLLAALGLREDQSVYLDTTGHLSAADPLVALHEGRRTGRLRDGMLAVAVSAGTGYSWGAVAIQWGDG, from the coding sequence ATGATCCCGTCGGTGGGCATCGTGGACCTGGCGGTTTACCTCCCGGCGCAGATCATGAGCGCCGAGGAGGTCGCCGGCCGGTCCGGCATACCCGCCGAGGTCGTGCGTGAGAAGTTCGGCCTGCGGGGCAAGCACATCGCCGCCTCCGACGAGCATCTCTCACACCTGTGCATTGAGGCCGCGCGCCCCCTGCTCTCGGTGGTGCCCGCCGATGAGATTGACGTCGTCATCTACTTCGGGAGCTACCACCGGGACTACTATGTCTGGCCGGTGGCCCCGCGCATCCAGCACGCGCTGGGGCTCCATCGGGCGTACGCCTTTGAGCTGATGAACACCAGCGCCGGTGGGCCGATCGCCCTCAAGGTGGCGGCGGACATGCTGCGGGCCGACGGTACGCTCCGGACGATCCTGGTCGTGGCCGGCTCCCGCGAGTCCTATCTACTGGACTACCAGAACGCACGCTCGCGTTTCATGTTCAACTTCGGCGACGGCGCCGCGGCCGCGCTGCTACGGCGCGGCCACCTAAGCAACCGCATCCTGGGGGGCGCGTTTCTCACCGACGGCGCGTTCGCCATGGACGTCATGGTGCCGGCCGGCGGTTCGGTGCACCCCACGAGCCCCGAAACGGTCGCGCGCGGCATGCACTCCTTCGACGTCCCGGATCCCGCAGGGATGAAGGCGCGCCTCGACCCGCTGACCATCACCAACTTCCTCCAGGTCATCCGCACGGCCTGCGAGCGCAGCGGGTATACCACTGAGGCGATAGGGTTCCTGGCCGTGTTGCACACCAAGCGGTCGCTCCATGACCACCTGCTTGCGGCGCTGGGACTGCGCGAGGACCAGTCGGTCTACCTGGACACGACCGGGCACCTCTCCGCGGCCGACCCCCTGGTGGCACTGCACGAGGGCCGCCGGACCGGCCGGCTGCGGGACGGCATGCTGGCCGTGGCGGTCAGCGCCGGCACCGGCTACTCCTGGGGCGCGGTGGCCATCCAATGGGGTGATGGCTGA
- a CDS encoding branched-chain amino acid ABC transporter permease — translation MDLFLQTLANALIQSGTYALASAGLALAVGVLHIVNFAHGEFLMVGAFVAYWLSVLAGIDPIVSLVPAGAVMFAAGGVIYQASIRRVLLAPELNALLLTFGIGITLQNLAVLAFGATPRVVHTAYQLTAVTLGPVSVGVAPLITLVVSVTLLAGMYAVLYRTGIGKSIRAVAQNRTGAHLVGLDVDRIYLITFGIASALAAIAGAMVLVRIGASPHMGFGFVLKAFAIIVMAGLGNLTGVLWASLVLATAEAFVRTYVPGGGGAAEAVFFLLIFFTLVWRSWRAA, via the coding sequence ATGGACCTCTTCCTTCAGACCCTGGCCAACGCGCTGATTCAGAGCGGGACCTACGCGTTGGCATCGGCCGGCCTGGCCCTGGCGGTCGGGGTGCTTCACATCGTGAACTTCGCGCACGGCGAGTTCCTGATGGTCGGCGCATTCGTCGCCTACTGGCTGAGCGTGCTGGCCGGGATCGATCCCATTGTCTCGTTGGTGCCTGCCGGCGCCGTCATGTTCGCGGCCGGCGGGGTGATCTACCAGGCCAGCATCCGTCGCGTGCTGCTCGCCCCCGAACTCAACGCGCTGCTGCTGACCTTCGGGATCGGCATCACGCTGCAGAACCTGGCGGTGCTGGCGTTTGGCGCCACGCCCCGCGTGGTCCACACCGCCTACCAGCTCACCGCGGTGACATTGGGCCCGGTCTCGGTAGGCGTGGCCCCGCTGATCACGCTGGTGGTATCGGTCACGCTGCTGGCCGGCATGTACGCCGTTCTGTACCGGACCGGCATCGGCAAGAGCATCCGCGCGGTGGCACAGAACCGTACCGGCGCGCACTTGGTTGGGTTGGACGTGGACCGTATCTACCTGATTACCTTCGGCATTGCCTCGGCGCTGGCCGCGATCGCCGGTGCGATGGTCCTGGTGCGGATCGGAGCCAGCCCGCACATGGGGTTCGGGTTCGTCCTCAAGGCGTTCGCGATCATCGTCATGGCGGGCCTGGGGAACCTGACCGGGGTACTGTGGGCGTCGCTGGTCCTGGCGACCGCGGAGGCGTTCGTGCGCACCTACGTCCCAGGCGGGGGCGGCGCGGCCGAGGCCGTCTTCTTCCTGCTTATCTTTTTCACGCTGGTGTGGCGCTCATGGAGGGCGGCATGA
- a CDS encoding long-chain fatty acid--CoA ligase, whose translation MQGIWHWLDRRDLITPCRLAVVDGDRRLTYRDLATRVRGLAAGLRRRGIGRGDRVAVLSFNRVEILEVLFALARLGAIMVPLNWRLTPPELAVQLADSAPGLMIADPEHRDLAGAAAAEARLALPLVLIGDEYEEAVHTQPWSDAQGAFDDPLIIMYTSGTTGRPKGAVLAQGTQLWNSINIGTAIGLTYRDVTLTVLPMFHIGGLGLYALPTLHVGGRLVIQRTFDPEETCRLLRDEGVTAMFGVPAIYQALLQTPAFQQGDHQGVRFGVGGAPCPLPVIEEFEQRGLLLQQGFGLTETAPTATLLPPEDAFRKKGSVGPPTLHVEARVVDDADHDLPPGEIGEICLRGPNLFSGYWGLPEATAEVFSPPGQPGDPAATGGYRGWWFHTGDLGYADDEGFLYVADRKKDMIISGGENIYPAEVEQVLYQHPAVLDAAVIGIPDARWGEAAMALVVLKPGARVEAEEIIAAAQGRLARYKIPRRVVFVEALPRNAAGKVLKRVLRETYGKAGEG comes from the coding sequence ATGCAGGGGATCTGGCATTGGCTCGACCGGCGTGACCTCATCACGCCGTGCCGCCTGGCCGTGGTGGACGGCGATCGGCGGCTCACCTATCGCGATCTGGCCACGCGGGTGCGCGGGCTGGCCGCGGGCCTGCGGCGGCGCGGGATCGGCCGGGGCGACCGCGTCGCGGTCCTCTCGTTCAACCGGGTCGAGATCTTGGAGGTGCTGTTCGCCCTGGCACGCCTGGGCGCGATCATGGTCCCCCTCAACTGGCGGCTGACCCCGCCGGAGCTGGCCGTCCAGCTTGCCGACAGCGCGCCCGGCCTGATGATCGCCGACCCCGAACACCGCGACTTGGCAGGAGCCGCCGCGGCAGAGGCGCGCCTCGCGCTGCCCCTGGTCCTGATCGGGGATGAGTACGAGGAAGCCGTCCACACGCAGCCGTGGAGTGACGCGCAGGGCGCCTTCGACGACCCGCTCATCATCATGTACACCTCAGGCACCACCGGCCGGCCCAAGGGCGCGGTGCTGGCCCAGGGTACGCAGCTCTGGAACAGCATCAACATCGGCACGGCGATCGGGCTTACCTACCGCGACGTCACCCTGACGGTACTGCCGATGTTCCACATCGGCGGGTTGGGGCTCTACGCGCTGCCCACGCTCCATGTCGGGGGCCGGTTGGTCATACAGCGCACCTTCGACCCGGAGGAGACCTGCCGCCTGCTGCGGGACGAAGGCGTCACCGCGATGTTCGGCGTGCCGGCGATCTACCAGGCCCTGCTGCAGACACCCGCCTTCCAACAGGGAGACCACCAAGGCGTCCGGTTCGGTGTGGGGGGCGCGCCGTGCCCGCTCCCGGTGATCGAGGAGTTCGAGCAGCGCGGCCTGCTGCTCCAGCAGGGCTTCGGGCTGACCGAAACCGCGCCCACGGCCACGCTGCTGCCTCCGGAGGACGCGTTCCGGAAGAAGGGTTCGGTCGGCCCGCCGACCCTGCACGTCGAGGCGCGCGTCGTGGACGATGCTGACCACGATCTCCCGCCGGGTGAGATCGGCGAGATCTGCCTGCGTGGCCCCAATCTGTTCTCCGGCTACTGGGGGTTGCCCGAGGCCACCGCGGAGGTCTTCTCGCCGCCGGGGCAGCCGGGCGATCCAGCGGCAACGGGCGGCTATCGCGGCTGGTGGTTCCACACCGGCGACCTGGGCTATGCCGATGACGAGGGGTTCCTCTATGTGGCCGACCGCAAGAAGGACATGATCATCTCGGGCGGAGAGAACATCTATCCCGCCGAGGTGGAGCAGGTCCTCTACCAGCATCCGGCGGTTCTCGACGCGGCCGTCATCGGCATTCCCGACGCCCGCTGGGGCGAGGCGGCGATGGCGCTGGTGGTGCTCAAGCCCGGGGCCCGAGTCGAGGCAGAGGAGATCATCGCCGCCGCTCAGGGCCGGCTGGCCCGGTACAAGATCCCCAGGCGGGTGGTGTTTGTCGAGGCGCTGCCCCGCAACGCCGCGGGCAAGGTGCTCAAACGCGTGCTGCGCGAGACGTACGGGAAGGCCGGGGAGGGTTAG
- a CDS encoding alpha/beta fold hydrolase has protein sequence MPQAAVGAVTLHYERAGDGPAVLLVPGLGGDHRLWHHQVPALAGRFDVIAVDNRGAGQSAMPDEPYSVAVFADDLAGLLDTLGIASAHLVGASMGGFIAQEFALRHPDRLGRLVLCCTSPGGPRSAPIPQEAVEVLVNRTGDPRTDLLRTIALMTTEEYRKACPGAIEDHIVWRLAHPQPLFAYHRQLAAAAAHDAADRLRAIRAPTLVCHGTGDRIVPSANAALLADGIPHARLHLFEGSSHLFFWEQAAEFNRLVIEFLVEDDPKGR, from the coding sequence ATGCCGCAGGCAGCGGTCGGCGCGGTCACGCTGCACTACGAGCGGGCAGGAGACGGGCCCGCCGTCTTGCTGGTGCCCGGGCTGGGCGGGGACCACCGCCTCTGGCACCACCAGGTGCCGGCGCTGGCCGGGCGGTTCGACGTCATCGCGGTGGACAACCGCGGTGCCGGGCAGTCGGCGATGCCGGACGAACCGTACTCGGTCGCGGTGTTTGCCGACGACCTGGCCGGGTTGCTGGACACCCTGGGAATCGCAAGTGCGCACCTGGTCGGCGCCTCGATGGGCGGGTTCATCGCCCAAGAGTTCGCCCTGCGACACCCGGATCGGCTGGGCCGCCTGGTGCTGTGCTGCACCTCGCCGGGCGGGCCGAGGAGCGCGCCGATTCCTCAGGAGGCCGTGGAGGTGCTGGTCAATCGGACCGGCGACCCGCGGACCGACCTCCTGCGGACGATCGCGCTGATGACCACCGAGGAATACCGGAAGGCCTGCCCGGGCGCGATCGAGGATCACATCGTCTGGCGTCTGGCGCACCCCCAGCCGTTGTTCGCCTATCACCGCCAGCTTGCCGCGGCCGCAGCGCACGACGCGGCGGATCGGCTGCGCGCGATCCGCGCGCCGACGCTGGTTTGCCACGGCACCGGAGACCGAATCGTACCCTCCGCGAACGCGGCACTGCTGGCCGATGGCATCCCGCATGCCCGCCTGCATCTCTTCGAAGGCTCGTCGCACCTCTTTTTCTGGGAGCAGGCGGCGGAGTTCAACCGGCTCGTGATCGAGTTCCTGGTCGAGGACGACCCTAAGGGGAGGTAG